Proteins found in one Kwoniella bestiolae CBS 10118 chromosome 1, complete sequence genomic segment:
- a CDS encoding urease, whose translation MHLLPREQDKLLLSNLGILAQRRLARGLTLNRSETIALIASQLHEFIRDGQHSVAELMDLGKKMLGRRHVMVGVGEGIHDIQVEGTFEDGSFLVTVHDPICSDDGDLNNALYGSFLPIPSASLFPLPEPLPPHKHLAGSVFCLKNKIPLNLNRKRFYLEVSNLGDRPIQVGSHYPFLEVNPYLQFDRLLSYGYRLDIPAGTAVRFEPGEKKTVGMVELGGKKILYGGSGLGAGEFSEELRETTVKERVESGGFRHKKQEEVREGKIVEMDREVYASMFGPTTGDKVQLADTDLWIEVEKDHTIYGDECKFGGGKVLRDGQGQASDRSDEEVLDLVITNALIIDWSGIYKADIGVKNGIIVGIGKAGNPDIMDNVTEGMIFGSNTEAIAGEKLIVTAGALDVHVHYICTQLWPEALASGITTLLGGGTGPADGTNATTCTPSKFYMESMMHATDTVPLNFGFTGKGNDAGVRALKDIVEAGACGLKLHEDWGSTPECIDRALSIGDDYDVQVNIHTDTLNESGYVESTLAAIKGRTIHTYHTEGAGGGHAPDIIVVVEQENVLPSSTNPTRPYAMNTLDEHLDMLMVCHHLDKSIPEDIAFADSRIRAETVAAEDVLQDNGAISMISSDSQAMGRIGEVIARTWRTAAKMKDVRGPLEGDSEKNDNERVKRYIAKYTINPAITHGMSHLIGSVEVGKLADLVIWKPEHFGARPEMVIKGGVIAWAQMGDANASIPTVQPVYGRPMWGAQPEVAPRNSIVWVSQASIDTGTIEKYGIKKRAEAVKNCRKIGKKDMKLNNYKPKMSVDPETYEVLADGVLCDAPPATHLPLTKKHFVY comes from the exons ATGCATCTCCTCCCCCGAGAGCAG GACAagctcctcctctccaacctaGGTATTCTGGCCCAACGTCGACTCGCCCGAGGTCTGACTCTCAACAGATCCGAGACCATCGCCCTGATAGCTTCGCAGCTACACGAGTTCATCCGGGATGGCCAACACTCCGTCGCAGAGCTCATGGATTTGGGTAAGAAGATGTTGGGTAGGAGACACGTGATGGTTGgtgtgggagaggggataCATGATATTCAGGTTGAAGGGACTTTCGAAGATGGGAGTTTTTTGGTTACGGTACATGATCCAATTTGCAGTGATGATGGGGATT TGAACAACGCCCTCTACGGCTCGTTCCTCCCTATCCCTTCCGCCTCGCTCTTCCCATTACCTgaacccctcccaccccatAAACACCTAGCAGGCTCAGTATTCTGCCTCAAAAACAAGATCCCGCTGAACCTCAATCGAAAAAGATTCTACCTTGAAGTGTCCAATCTGGGAGACAGGCCTATCCAAGTGGGATCGCATTACCCTTTCCTGGAGGTGAACCCGTATCTCCAATTCGACAGATTATTATCCTATGGGTATAGACTGGATATCCCCGCTGGGACCGCTGTTCGATTCGAACCTGGAGAGAAAAAGACGGTGGGGATGGTTGAGCTGGGCGGGAAGAAGATATTGTATGGTGGTAGTGGGCTTGGCGCTGGGGAGTTCTCTGAGGAGTTGAGAGAGACGACTGTTAaagagagggtggagagtgGTGGGTTCAGGCAtaagaagcaggaggaggttagggaggggaagattgTGGAGATGGATAGGGAGGTT TACGCCTCGATGTTTGGTCCTACCACCGGCGATAAGGTACAACTTGCCGATACGGATCTATGgatcgaggtggagaaggacCATACAATATATGGCGACGAATGTAAattcggtggtg GCAAAGTCCTTCGAGATGGGCAGGGTCAAGCGTCTGACagatcagatgaagaagtgCTAGATCTGGTGATTACGAACGCGTTGATCATTGACTGGAGTGGTATTTACAAG GCCGACATCGGAGTCAAGAACGGTATCATCGTCGGTATCGGCAAAGCTGGAAATCCCGACATCATGGATAATGTCACTGAGGGGATGATATTCGGATCCAACACTGAAGCGATCGCAGGAGAGAAGTTGATCGTTACTGCCGGTGCATTGGATGTACATGTCCACTATATCTGTACGCAACTTTGGcctgag GCCCTTGCATCCGGAATCACCACCCTTCTAGGGGGTGGAACTGGTCCAGCGGACGGTACGAACGCGACAACCTGTACACCATCGAAATTCTACATGGAATCGATGATGCACGCTACCGATACTGTACCCCTCAATTTCGGATTCACAGGTAAAGGCAACGATGCTGGGGTGAGAGCGTTGAAGGATATAGTAGAGGCTGGTGCTTGTGGATTGAAGTTGCATGAGGATTGGGGATCAACTCCAGAATGTATTGATAGGGCGCTGAGTATTGGGGATGATTACGATGTCCAA GTCAACATCCATACGGACACTCTCAACGAGAGTGGTTATGTCGAAAGTACTTTGGCTGCTATCAAGGGTCGAACTATCCATAC CTACCACACGGAAGGTGCTGGAGGAGGACATGCACCCGATATCATCGTCGTTGTAGAGCAAGAAAACGTATTGCCCAGTTCTACCAACCCAACTAGACCATACGCTATGAACACATTGGACGAGCATCTTGAC ATGTTAATGGTATGCCACCATCTCGATAAATCGATCCCCGAAGATATCGCTTTCGCCGATTCTCGTATTCGAGCAGAGACTGTAGCTGCCGAAGATGTCTTGCAAGATAATGGGGCTATATCGATGATTTCGAGTGATTCTCAAGCGATGGGTAGGATAGGTGAGGTCATAGCTAGGACTTGGAGGACGGCAGCTAAGATGAAAGATGTCAGAGGACCATTGGAAGGGGATAGTGAGAAGAATGATAatgagagggtgaagaggtaTATCGCTAAATATACTATTAATCC CGCGATCACCCACGGAATGTCTCACTTAATCGGATCAGTCGAAGTGGGTAAACTAGCCGATCTGGTTATTTGGAAACCAGAACATTTCGGCGCAAGACCCGAGATGGTCATCAAGGGAGGAGTGATCGCCTGGGCCCAAATGGGAGATGCCAACGCTTCCATCCCGACTGTCCAGCCTGTCTATGGACGACCGATGTGGGGCGCTCAGCCGGAAGTGGCACCTAGGAACTCTATTGTGTGGGTCAGTCAGGCTTCGATCGATACGG GAACGATCGAAAAGTACGGTATCAAGAAACGCGCAGAGGCAGTCAAGAATTGTAGAAAGATTGGAAAGAAGGATATGAAGTTGAATAACTATAAACCGAAGATGAGCG TTGATCCGGAGACCTACGAAGTCCTGGCGGATGGAGTATTGTGCGACGCACCGCCTGCGACTCATTTGCCTTTGACTAAGAAACATTTCGTATATTAG